A part of Candidatus Moraniibacteriota bacterium genomic DNA contains:
- a CDS encoding methyltransferase domain-containing protein: MEYVIRNESVVTGKENLEQLYTFRDFPVFFGCVEHGHERDLKADMSWAICPESGVIQLDKLIPLDILYQEQHVDGTGPTWEQYYHDFADYIKKQPSKDILEIGGGAGKLADIFTGITEGTSWTLVEPNPLHPGNDRVKIKRSFFDESFKYEGGVDTVVFSQVMEHAYDPNQFVESIAKFLKPGQKLICAYPNLKLWLENKYTNAINFEHTMFLTDYFVDYLFRKHGFRIADKYFYKDHSVFYTVEKLSTPETGVSFENKYQEYRKIFNNYIEYYTGLVAELNKKIDAFGGGEVYVFGAHIFAQYLFEFGLKKEKIVALLDNSSLKQGRRLYGTPFMVQNPKALRGKGKVGVVLKVGIYRDEILKQLQEINSEVVIFE; this comes from the coding sequence ATGGAATACGTTATCAGAAACGAGAGCGTTGTTACCGGGAAGGAGAATCTTGAGCAGTTATATACCTTCAGAGATTTTCCGGTATTTTTCGGTTGCGTGGAACATGGTCATGAAAGAGATTTGAAGGCGGATATGAGTTGGGCTATCTGCCCGGAATCTGGGGTAATCCAGCTTGATAAACTCATACCGCTCGATATCCTCTATCAGGAACAGCATGTCGATGGAACTGGGCCGACATGGGAACAGTATTATCATGATTTCGCGGATTATATAAAGAAACAACCTTCAAAGGATATCCTTGAAATCGGAGGTGGCGCGGGAAAACTGGCTGATATCTTCACGGGCATCACCGAGGGGACATCGTGGACTCTTGTTGAGCCGAATCCGTTGCATCCAGGGAATGATCGGGTAAAAATAAAGCGCTCTTTTTTTGACGAAAGTTTCAAGTACGAGGGGGGAGTGGATACAGTGGTATTTTCACAAGTCATGGAGCATGCATACGATCCGAATCAATTCGTGGAATCTATAGCGAAATTTCTGAAACCCGGACAGAAACTTATCTGTGCCTATCCGAATCTCAAGCTGTGGCTTGAAAACAAATATACGAATGCCATCAACTTCGAACACACGATGTTCTTAACCGACTACTTCGTCGATTACCTTTTCCGTAAACATGGTTTTCGTATTGCGGACAAATATTTCTACAAGGATCACAGCGTATTCTATACAGTTGAGAAGCTCTCGACTCCGGAAACGGGCGTATCATTCGAGAACAAATACCAGGAATATAGAAAAATTTTCAACAACTACATAGAGTACTACACGGGGCTTGTAGCGGAGCTCAACAAAAAAATAGATGCTTTTGGAGGAGGGGAGGTATATGTGTTCGGGGCGCATATCTTCGCGCAATACTTGTTTGAATTCGGATTGAAGAAGGAAAAGATTGTCGCCCTGCTGGATAATTCTTCCTTGAAGCAGGGGAGGCGTCTCTACGGAACGCCGTTCATGGTTCAGAATCCGAAGGCTTTGAGAGGCAAGGGGAAGGTTGGTGTGGTCCTGAAAGTGGGTATATACAGGGATGAAATCCTCAAGCAACTGCAGGAAATCAATTCAGAGGTCGTTATTTTCGAGTAG
- a CDS encoding HAD hydrolase family protein: MEKKMIKNFILDVDGVFTDGKFYYTVDGKVMKKFGPEDNDALTLLKGKLYIHAVSGDKNGFAITKRRISNDMKLPLDQVSTFERIEWIRERFDPEETIYMGDGIFDPLVFKYVAYSIAPANSFFRTKEMADFVTNSQGGEGAVAEACLHILEKFFDEPFDVHSLDLKDGSGAWKKTE; the protein is encoded by the coding sequence ATGGAAAAGAAAATGATCAAAAACTTTATCCTTGATGTCGATGGTGTTTTCACCGATGGGAAATTTTACTATACCGTTGATGGGAAAGTGATGAAGAAGTTCGGACCGGAAGATAATGACGCCCTTACTCTTCTCAAAGGAAAGCTTTATATTCATGCGGTTTCCGGGGACAAAAACGGCTTCGCGATAACCAAGAGGCGGATTTCCAACGACATGAAGCTCCCGCTCGATCAGGTAAGTACGTTTGAGCGGATAGAATGGATTCGTGAACGATTCGATCCGGAGGAGACGATTTATATGGGGGATGGGATATTTGATCCGCTCGTCTTCAAGTATGTCGCTTATAGCATCGCGCCTGCAAATTCGTTCTTCAGGACGAAAGAGATGGCTGATTTCGTGACAAATTCCCAGGGAGGGGAGGGTGCGGTCGCAGAAGCTTGTCTTCATATCCTGGAGAAATTCTTCGATGAACCGTTCGATGTGCATTCGCTTGATCTGAAGGATGGTTCGGGTGCGTGGAAGAAAACCGAGTAA
- a CDS encoding ribulose-phosphate 3-epimerase has translation MFNHQCQLAASIICGNPLNLEVDLAALEKGGVDSIHFDVMDGVFVPRYGLFPEYLKAIRSKTNLPIEVHMMVQDPEPYIKDFADAGATALTPHIEPLQHVHRTVRHIKDAGVQVGLALNYGTSLSVLDYILEDLDIVMLMAINPGIVGHKLIPGTMRKIADLRKRIDEIERNILIEIDGGVTPESGVQMKQSGANILVCGTGTIFQPPANLEDRIVKFRSTLL, from the coding sequence ATGTTTAATCACCAGTGTCAACTGGCGGCGTCGATTATTTGTGGAAATCCACTTAATCTCGAGGTTGATTTGGCTGCACTTGAGAAAGGAGGAGTCGACTCCATCCACTTTGACGTAATGGACGGGGTGTTTGTCCCTCGATACGGTCTGTTTCCGGAATATCTGAAGGCGATTCGCTCAAAAACTAATTTGCCGATAGAAGTTCATATGATGGTGCAAGATCCGGAACCATATATAAAGGACTTTGCTGATGCTGGAGCGACAGCGTTGACGCCACATATCGAGCCACTCCAGCATGTACATCGGACTGTCAGGCATATTAAGGATGCTGGGGTTCAAGTAGGACTGGCACTTAACTATGGGACGTCGCTTTCGGTGCTGGATTATATCCTTGAGGATCTTGATATTGTGATGCTTATGGCAATCAATCCTGGGATAGTTGGACACAAATTGATTCCTGGGACGATGCGGAAAATTGCTGATTTGCGGAAGAGAATAGATGAAATAGAAAGAAACATCTTGATAGAGATAGATGGCGGCGTAACACCGGAGAGCGGTGTGCAAATGAAGCAATCCGGCGCGAATATACTTGTATGTGGAACCGGAACGATTTTTCAGCCACCAGCCAATCTTGAGGATAGAATTGTTAAATTCAGATCGACTCTGTTATAA
- a CDS encoding SIS domain-containing protein: MLKENVKKILREIESVLEKLDEKEAGRLVNDILNARKIVVCGAGRVGMATRGFGMRLGHLGLEAFTLGDSIVPSIGKGDLFLVSSGSGETQTIYDLVEIAKKNGAKIALVTGNTASRMGKIADTIVEVKAPSKTKPIEGFTSIQPMTTLNEQCLGIFYDAIILELMERMSETHDTMWNRHSNLE, translated from the coding sequence ATGTTGAAAGAAAATGTGAAAAAAATTCTTAGGGAAATTGAGTCTGTCTTGGAAAAACTCGACGAAAAAGAAGCTGGAAGACTTGTGAATGATATTCTTAATGCAAGAAAAATCGTCGTTTGTGGGGCTGGGCGTGTTGGTATGGCTACAAGAGGGTTTGGTATGCGCTTAGGACATCTTGGTTTGGAGGCATTTACCTTAGGAGATTCGATTGTCCCCTCCATAGGGAAGGGTGATTTATTTCTTGTGAGTTCCGGGTCAGGAGAGACACAGACGATTTATGATCTTGTTGAGATTGCTAAGAAAAATGGTGCGAAAATAGCTCTTGTTACGGGAAACACGGCGTCGAGGATGGGGAAAATTGCTGATACGATTGTTGAGGTTAAGGCGCCGTCGAAAACAAAACCAATTGAAGGATTCACCTCTATTCAACCGATGACGACGCTTAATGAACAATGTCTCGGCATATTCTATGACGCAATCATTCTTGAACTTATGGAAAGGATGAGCGAGACTCATGACACTATGTGGAATCGTCACTCCAATCTTGAATAA
- a CDS encoding oligosaccharide flippase family protein: protein MAFISPMTSVKLQENLFRLAEIVHLRLFGHAMSDTMKGFLGNLSWSFSGGIFASIAMLFVNVLGGRYMGPEQYGLYGLVLAVSQIVMLPAVFGMDIAGLHFLSRSQKREDQSDNLTTTLIFVSFSSIVTVLSTFLVFFFFRQNFHFDAIFLVVTIVYSIALIFRSITDIFFRGLHLFKEQFFSRIAEVFLTVFSFVAIFFFLQEASYRSYVFVLFIGYIGFIIYGVGTFRTYFSKFRFSVLKHQLSYAWVVVLSSSLGVAFNVMDKIIIVQYLSIQELGIYMAYFTASTNLIAQATQMFVNVYFPAISRISDNLFIKKLDRVFLLGAAPIFLLLCLIIYFIMFLFGSQYGQSLVYIVSFGLLATLQIVLTVYSSTIMALSKDLYKKYVIIFNGINLVHLVGYFVLIFFERVSILALVYMFIANIGIAVFFQRRLIGKEKLGVYNDGVGIL, encoded by the coding sequence ATGGCGTTTATTTCTCCGATGACAAGTGTAAAATTACAGGAAAATCTTTTTCGTCTCGCGGAGATTGTCCATCTCCGGCTTTTTGGACACGCGATGAGCGATACAATGAAGGGATTTTTAGGAAATCTTTCCTGGTCGTTTTCCGGCGGGATTTTTGCCTCCATAGCGATGCTTTTTGTAAACGTACTTGGGGGACGGTATATGGGACCGGAACAATACGGGCTTTATGGTCTTGTACTTGCAGTTAGTCAGATAGTGATGTTGCCAGCGGTATTCGGGATGGATATCGCTGGCCTCCATTTCCTTTCAAGAAGTCAGAAAAGAGAAGATCAATCCGATAATCTCACTACGACACTAATTTTTGTTAGCTTTTCGAGTATTGTGACAGTCTTATCGACTTTTTTAGTATTTTTCTTTTTCAGACAGAATTTTCACTTTGACGCCATATTTCTGGTGGTCACGATTGTATATTCCATTGCTTTGATATTCAGATCAATAACTGATATTTTTTTTCGCGGACTCCATCTTTTTAAGGAGCAGTTTTTTTCAAGAATAGCGGAGGTTTTCCTTACGGTTTTTTCTTTTGTCGCTATTTTTTTCTTCTTGCAGGAAGCATCCTATCGTTCTTATGTTTTCGTTTTGTTTATCGGGTATATCGGTTTTATCATCTACGGGGTAGGGACATTCAGAACGTATTTCTCGAAGTTTCGTTTTAGTGTTTTGAAACATCAATTATCATATGCATGGGTCGTTGTACTGAGTTCCTCTCTAGGGGTAGCATTCAATGTTATGGATAAGATTATTATCGTGCAATATCTGAGTATCCAAGAGTTGGGGATTTACATGGCGTATTTTACTGCTTCAACCAATCTTATTGCACAGGCGACTCAAATGTTTGTGAATGTCTATTTCCCAGCTATATCAAGAATATCCGATAATTTGTTTATAAAGAAGCTTGACCGGGTATTCCTTCTCGGAGCAGCTCCGATTTTTCTGTTGCTGTGCCTTATCATCTATTTCATTATGTTTCTTTTTGGGAGTCAGTATGGGCAGAGTTTAGTCTATATCGTGAGTTTTGGACTTCTGGCTACACTTCAGATTGTGTTGACTGTGTATTCGTCGACAATTATGGCATTATCGAAGGACCTCTATAAAAAGTATGTCATTATATTTAATGGTATAAATCTTGTTCATCTGGTTGGGTATTTTGTATTGATTTTCTTTGAAAGAGTGAGCATTCTTGCTCTTGTGTATATGTTCATCGCGAATATTGGGATAGCAGTCTTCTTTCAAAGAAGGCTTATTGGCAAGGAAAAACTAGGAGTGTATAATGACGGGGTAGGTATTCTCTAA
- a CDS encoding NTP transferase domain-containing protein → MKGIILAGGNGTRLLPLTAVISKQLLPIYDRPMIFYPLNTLVSAGIRDILIIVAPEYSGSFLNLLGSIFRGQGVNISFVVQKEPRGIAEAYLLAEDFLDEGASTLILGDNIFEDDFSEAVRSFQSGGRIFAKEVVDPERFGVVEFDQESGRAISIEEKPKHPKSHFAIPGMYIFDGRASDIAKTLSLSKRGELEIVDMHRAYLGRGELDVRLIDGAYFDAGTHESLLAAANYVREKNFSDRFDPIVTSALDDFNREFKRNVARER, encoded by the coding sequence ATGAAAGGTATTATTCTTGCTGGAGGAAATGGCACGCGACTCCTTCCGCTCACGGCGGTCATTTCGAAACAACTCCTCCCGATCTATGACCGACCGATGATTTTCTACCCGCTCAATACGCTCGTATCAGCGGGTATTCGAGATATCCTTATTATTGTCGCACCAGAATATTCGGGGAGCTTTCTCAATCTCCTGGGATCGATATTTCGCGGGCAAGGGGTGAATATCTCCTTTGTGGTACAGAAAGAGCCGAGAGGTATTGCGGAGGCGTATCTTTTGGCGGAAGACTTCCTTGATGAGGGTGCGTCAACACTCATTTTGGGTGATAATATTTTCGAAGATGATTTCAGTGAAGCGGTTCGAAGTTTTCAATCAGGTGGACGGATATTTGCAAAGGAAGTCGTTGATCCGGAGCGATTTGGGGTCGTTGAGTTTGACCAGGAGAGTGGGCGGGCTATTTCGATTGAAGAAAAACCAAAACATCCAAAAAGTCATTTTGCGATTCCCGGCATGTATATTTTCGACGGGCGCGCGTCAGATATTGCAAAAACACTTTCGCTCTCTAAGCGAGGCGAGCTTGAAATCGTCGATATGCATCGAGCGTATCTCGGGAGGGGCGAGCTTGATGTTAGATTGATTGACGGGGCGTATTTCGATGCCGGAACGCACGAGTCTCTTCTTGCAGCAGCGAACTATGTTCGGGAGAAGAATTTTAGCGATCGTTTCGACCCAATTGTCACGTCCGCACTCGATGATTTCAATCGAGAATTCAAGAGGAATGTTGCTCGAGAGCGATAG
- a CDS encoding glycosyltransferase family 39 protein, which translates to MKIVRHPAFLITLLLTVFFLKGVFLATLFPIFTGQDEARHYNTLQYLNQPEIPTEQTTHRLHIQNKEDFSDYNFSEEIVNTGKTAGIDDLRHGLFDTQRFVPESFDGANESEITRQTWKPYNFTTPADVVGSKSLYHTIAGAIESTLSQQDILTRFYAIRIFSVLLGTIAVFLTFLIARSLQFDHFISTLLAALVAFQPKFSMYLTNINYDALLIPTFFLFTWGGVISIQKGLNWKNFSIMFLAVVIGLLTKGTAIVLLMAFLGIIFYHSYRFIRARHQFKITFLRSVFAALFIIGIVALSSGRYHYTTLIPIGTSFSVTATSLGQYLDKSLTFGRFGLSSRTYWGSLGWNDDFLARHFTDILWPLEEIAIVGIILFLFSKKKPNFLPEKKPVIFLIAMIIALQFGIRVADWNVFAHTGSLDLGTPGRYFLPNLATHLILVFLGIGTLLGTRERFKNILLGGVIFMCFFSMFLTLDIILPRFYL; encoded by the coding sequence ATGAAAATCGTTCGTCATCCAGCATTTCTCATCACCCTCCTCCTCACCGTCTTTTTCCTTAAGGGCGTGTTCTTGGCGACGCTTTTCCCGATATTCACCGGGCAAGACGAAGCGCGACACTACAATACGCTTCAGTACCTCAATCAACCCGAGATACCCACCGAGCAGACAACTCACCGCCTTCACATTCAAAACAAAGAAGATTTCTCCGATTACAATTTCTCTGAGGAAATCGTCAATACTGGGAAAACTGCCGGAATAGATGATTTACGCCACGGACTCTTCGATACCCAACGGTTCGTCCCGGAGAGCTTCGATGGAGCAAATGAATCAGAGATTACCCGACAAACCTGGAAGCCCTATAATTTCACCACGCCAGCAGACGTCGTCGGATCGAAAAGTCTCTATCACACGATTGCCGGCGCTATCGAGTCAACGCTCTCACAACAAGACATTCTCACCCGATTCTATGCCATTCGAATTTTCTCCGTCCTCCTTGGGACAATCGCCGTATTTCTCACTTTCCTTATTGCAAGATCACTTCAATTTGACCATTTTATCAGCACTCTCTTGGCAGCGCTCGTCGCCTTCCAGCCAAAGTTTTCGATGTACCTGACCAATATCAATTATGATGCCCTCCTTATCCCAACATTCTTTCTCTTCACCTGGGGAGGTGTCATAAGTATACAGAAGGGACTCAACTGGAAAAATTTCAGCATCATGTTCCTCGCTGTTGTTATCGGACTCCTCACCAAAGGCACGGCAATCGTGCTTCTCATGGCTTTCCTCGGAATCATTTTCTATCATTCCTACCGCTTTATACGCGCCCGGCATCAGTTCAAGATTACCTTCCTTAGAAGCGTATTTGCAGCACTTTTTATCATTGGCATCGTTGCATTATCAAGCGGACGATATCACTACACAACGCTCATCCCAATCGGCACGTCATTCTCCGTCACCGCAACATCACTCGGACAATATCTCGACAAAAGCCTCACCTTTGGACGATTCGGACTCTCGTCTCGCACCTATTGGGGATCCCTCGGATGGAATGACGATTTCCTAGCACGCCACTTCACAGATATACTTTGGCCACTCGAGGAAATCGCCATCGTCGGTATCATTCTCTTCCTTTTCAGCAAGAAAAAACCCAACTTCCTCCCAGAGAAAAAGCCTGTCATATTTCTTATTGCCATGATTATCGCGCTTCAGTTTGGCATTCGCGTAGCAGATTGGAATGTATTCGCACATACCGGATCGCTCGACCTCGGCACGCCCGGGCGCTATTTCCTCCCCAATCTCGCAACTCATCTCATTCTTGTTTTCCTCGGAATCGGCACGCTTCTCGGAACACGCGAACGATTCAAAAATATTCTGCTCGGCGGAGTTATCTTCATGTGTTTCTTCTCAATGTTTCTCACTCTCGATATCATTCTCCCGAGATTCTATCTCTAA
- a CDS encoding GDP-mannose 4,6-dehydratase: MNILVTGGAGFIGSAVTKRLVERGDRVVILDNFNDYYDPQLKRDRIAVFLKGVDFKLYEGDIRDTALVENIFLEEKIEKVVHLAAMAGVRNSIKDPFLYADVNINGTLVLLEAARKHDVQNFVYASSSSVYGGNEKIPFSENDSVDSPISPYAASKKADELFAHTWSHLYGLPTTGLRFFTVYGPWGRPDMALFNFTKNIFEEKPIEVYNFGKMTRNFTYIDDIVSGTITVLDANLPVGVMNIGGDAEEKLTRFIEVIEKNIGKTAEKKMMPMQPGDVPSTVADISKLRMLGWAPTTRIDVGIKNFVDWYREYYQV; the protein is encoded by the coding sequence ATGAATATTTTGGTGACTGGAGGGGCGGGGTTTATCGGTTCGGCGGTGACGAAGCGATTGGTTGAGCGTGGTGATCGCGTGGTGATTCTCGATAATTTCAATGACTACTATGACCCGCAGCTCAAGCGGGATCGTATCGCTGTATTTTTGAAGGGCGTTGACTTCAAATTGTACGAAGGTGACATCCGTGATACAGCGTTGGTTGAAAATATATTCTTGGAAGAAAAAATAGAGAAGGTGGTGCACTTGGCGGCAATGGCGGGAGTGCGGAATTCAATCAAGGATCCGTTTTTGTATGCGGATGTGAATATAAATGGAACTCTCGTTTTGCTCGAGGCGGCTCGGAAACATGATGTACAGAATTTTGTCTACGCCTCTTCATCATCGGTTTATGGTGGTAATGAGAAAATCCCGTTTTCCGAGAATGATTCTGTGGATAGTCCGATTTCACCATATGCTGCAAGTAAAAAGGCAGATGAGCTTTTTGCTCACACATGGAGTCATCTCTATGGACTTCCAACAACGGGACTGCGATTCTTTACGGTCTATGGTCCATGGGGACGCCCTGATATGGCACTCTTCAACTTTACGAAGAATATCTTTGAGGAGAAGCCTATAGAGGTATACAATTTTGGGAAGATGACAAGGAATTTCACCTATATTGATGACATTGTTTCGGGGACGATTACGGTTTTGGATGCTAATCTTCCTGTTGGGGTTATGAATATTGGTGGTGATGCGGAGGAAAAATTGACACGGTTTATCGAAGTTATTGAAAAGAATATTGGGAAGACCGCGGAGAAGAAAATGATGCCCATGCAACCAGGCGATGTGCCTTCGACCGTTGCCGATATTTCGAAACTGCGCATGCTTGGTTGGGCGCCAACCACTCGCATTGATGTTGGTATAAAGAACTTTGTTGATTGGTACCGGGAATATTATCAGGTGTAG
- a CDS encoding glycosyltransferase, with the protein MNAFLIKLGKVWSLLRRDGIVQGSRRILASIPMFFHRVGSGEVLFIASGVGDSARYRCHHIAESLRLRGFRVAVTPQDTPYLSRFAGKFSVFVFHRTSWTPTIAAFVDRLKTLKKTVIFDTDDLVFDEVLFKQTAAYGAMNALERRQYAHGVGAEFLNDSSVGALTTSTEFLAKRLCVFGKPVFVLPNRLNREDVERADEILASNPKKHRERSESLNEVSIGYFSGSTGHDRDFMVVVPVLKRLLDEFSHLRLFIGGPLVLPNTLDAYFARIDRVSFVPRAENFKNIARVDINIAPLEIGDPFCEAKSELKFFEAGIVSVPTVASATQTFRKAISDGVDGFVAKDEQGWYERLVELICDERLRKRLGEKARETAVQKYITDTVIDTEYDNFLRARL; encoded by the coding sequence ATGAATGCTTTTCTTATAAAACTCGGCAAGGTATGGTCATTGCTTCGGCGTGACGGAATAGTTCAGGGGAGTCGAAGGATTCTTGCTTCGATACCGATGTTTTTTCATCGGGTCGGTTCGGGAGAGGTCTTGTTTATCGCAAGTGGCGTCGGCGATAGCGCTCGCTATCGCTGCCATCATATCGCAGAGTCTTTGCGCTTGCGGGGTTTCCGCGTGGCGGTGACTCCACAGGATACTCCGTATCTCTCGCGATTTGCGGGCAAGTTTTCGGTTTTTGTATTTCACCGAACTTCGTGGACGCCGACGATTGCCGCATTTGTCGATAGATTGAAGACACTAAAAAAGACAGTGATATTCGATACGGATGATTTGGTATTTGATGAGGTGCTTTTCAAACAAACTGCTGCTTATGGGGCGATGAATGCACTTGAGAGAAGACAATATGCACACGGCGTCGGTGCCGAATTTCTTAACGACTCCTCTGTTGGCGCCCTGACAACGAGTACGGAGTTTCTTGCCAAGAGGCTTTGTGTTTTTGGGAAACCCGTATTTGTGCTACCAAACCGATTGAATAGAGAGGATGTGGAGAGAGCGGATGAAATTTTGGCATCGAATCCTAAGAAGCATCGGGAGCGAAGCGAGTCTTTGAATGAGGTCTCGATAGGATATTTCAGCGGATCAACGGGGCATGACCGGGATTTCATGGTTGTTGTGCCGGTGCTGAAGCGGCTTCTTGACGAGTTCTCACACCTGCGACTTTTTATCGGTGGACCATTAGTGCTTCCCAATACGCTTGATGCATATTTCGCCCGTATTGATCGCGTTTCTTTTGTACCGCGTGCCGAGAATTTCAAGAATATTGCGCGTGTCGATATCAATATTGCCCCCCTTGAAATCGGCGACCCGTTTTGCGAGGCGAAGAGCGAACTGAAATTTTTTGAAGCGGGTATTGTGAGTGTTCCGACGGTTGCTTCGGCAACGCAGACGTTTCGAAAAGCGATTTCCGATGGCGTAGATGGATTCGTTGCCAAAGATGAACAGGGATGGTATGAAAGGCTTGTCGAACTTATTTGCGATGAACGTTTGCGGAAACGTCTAGGGGAGAAAGCTCGAGAGACAGCTGTGCAAAAATATATCACTGATACGGTAATTGACACTGAGTATGATAATTTTCTAAGAGCGCGACTATGA
- a CDS encoding peptidoglycan DD-metalloendopeptidase family protein → MKAKSDKKIQKLLFGLSFAMATVFVAVGYFVFIPNVSRASTTINPPNQAQEDALKKAQNEKQDILDALKDKIKTYQKIVSLKDKERDQLSTQAENLAVQADALQEDITGNERRLADLGQQIESLESRVDEKEKIITVQKSLLADILRSYYDSQTQATGVPSLFLSSSEDFGRLILGRDHLFEAGAGVRETLSGITNLRNALINEHELASEKKVEIASVKFQLEQQNAYLENSRRNKETLAAQAAADQAKYSNIVSDLEKQRKAIEDEIEQLDAARAGKIDLSSIPNFSSGVLGYPVKNPRMSQKYGKTTFTKWYTFHNGMDFADAVGTPILAAEDGKVVGMGDEGKYAYGKWIAIEHKNGLTTLYGHMSKQLVKNGEKVNRGEKIGLMGSTGYSTGSHVHFGVYTSESFEIVKSSSVKGLLIPTGAHINPAKYL, encoded by the coding sequence ATGAAAGCAAAATCAGACAAAAAAATACAGAAACTTCTTTTTGGGCTTTCTTTTGCGATGGCGACAGTGTTTGTTGCTGTTGGGTATTTCGTTTTCATTCCGAATGTTTCTCGCGCTAGCACAACGATTAACCCGCCTAACCAAGCGCAAGAAGACGCACTCAAGAAAGCACAGAATGAGAAACAAGATATATTAGATGCGCTGAAAGATAAGATAAAGACATACCAAAAAATAGTTAGCCTAAAGGATAAAGAGCGTGACCAGCTGTCTACTCAGGCAGAGAATTTGGCGGTTCAGGCGGATGCTCTTCAAGAAGATATTACGGGCAATGAACGCCGATTGGCTGATTTGGGACAGCAAATCGAATCGCTCGAATCTCGAGTGGATGAAAAGGAAAAGATAATTACTGTTCAGAAGAGTCTCCTTGCGGATATTCTCCGCTCATACTACGACTCTCAGACGCAGGCAACGGGCGTACCGTCACTCTTTCTCTCATCTTCGGAGGATTTCGGTCGTCTCATACTTGGTCGCGACCACCTCTTCGAGGCAGGTGCAGGTGTCAGAGAAACGCTTTCCGGTATAACGAACCTTCGAAATGCGCTCATCAATGAGCATGAACTGGCAAGTGAAAAGAAGGTGGAAATCGCCAGTGTGAAATTCCAACTCGAACAGCAAAATGCCTATCTGGAAAATTCTCGACGCAACAAGGAAACGCTTGCTGCACAGGCAGCAGCCGATCAGGCGAAGTATAGCAATATCGTTTCCGACTTGGAGAAGCAACGCAAGGCGATAGAAGATGAAATTGAACAGTTGGATGCGGCACGTGCCGGGAAGATAGACTTAAGTTCCATACCAAATTTTAGCTCGGGAGTTTTAGGATATCCTGTTAAAAATCCGCGCATGAGTCAGAAATATGGGAAAACGACATTTACCAAATGGTATACTTTTCATAACGGCATGGATTTTGCCGATGCGGTCGGGACGCCGATTCTCGCTGCTGAAGATGGGAAAGTGGTTGGCATGGGTGACGAAGGGAAATATGCCTATGGGAAATGGATTGCTATTGAACACAAGAATGGTCTGACGACGCTCTATGGTCATATGAGCAAACAACTGGTGAAAAACGGAGAGAAGGTCAATCGCGGAGAAAAGATTGGGCTCATGGGTTCGACGGGATATTCAACAGGATCTCATGTGCATTTCGGCGTCTACACGAGCGAGTCGTTTGAGATAGTTAAATCAAGTAGTGTAAAGGGGCTCTTAATCCCAACCGGTGCCCATATCAATCCTGCGAAATACCTCTAG